ACGGCATCGCGGACATAGCTGTTCCCCTTGACAAGGGGGACCGGCCTCTGGGCCGAGGGGGTCTGTGCGTCGTGGACCTCCCCCAGCCCCTCCTTATCAAGGAGGGGAGCTTCAGCCTCAAGTAATGTCGGCGACTTACCCAGTCCCATGCCGAGGAAGACCGCATCGTACTCCTTGACGAACGAGTCCAGGTTCCGTTCGGCCGTCAATCCGCGTCCGGCATGGAGCGTCATCCGGTCGCCCAGAACCGCCCGCCCCTCCGACTCGAGCAGATCAGCCGCGAGGCGCTTCGAGGGGATCGATGCCTCCGCCGTGCCGCCGATCGTCTCTCGTATGTCAAATACCTCCACCGAATGCCCGCGCTTGAGCAGCTCGGACGCGCAAGCGAGCCCCGCCGGTCCTGCGCCGATCACCGCGATCCGCCTGCCGGTCGGTCCCGCCTCCGTCGGGAGCGACGCCCAGCCCTTCTCCCGCGCGACACGAGTCACGTATGCCTGCAACTCGCGGACCGGCACCGGGTTCTGTGAGAAGGTGCTCTCGACGCAGTGACCCTCGCACTGGACCTCCGCCGGGCAGACGCACCCACACGTCTCCGGGAGCGCATTCCGTTCCCTCAGGATCTCGTACGACCGCCTGATGTCGCCATCGGCCAGCGCGTGGATAAAGCCGGGTATGTCCACTCCCGCCGGGCAGCCGTCCCTGCACTGCGGGTCAAAGCAGTCTCGGCACCGGGACGCCTGCGCCAGGATGTAATCGGGGCTGTTCCGCCGTCCCTCGCGGTATATCGGGCCGTAGACTTCCTTATCGAAAGGCACGCATCCCGCCGTCCCGCCGTCGCGCATGATCTGCGTGCACGACGAGCAGGTGATGCAGGTGTGTCGGATGTCGAGCTTGCCGGTCTCGATGATCTCTTTGGCAAACCCCGGGAATGCGAATGCCTGGCGGCCCAGGCCGACGATCTGCACGCTGCCGCGCCCGATCTCCGCCGCCGCAACATGGGGCCAGAGGTTCCGCAGCCAACTGTACCCGCTGCCGATGACGACCATCTCCGGCGCCCCCTCCCGGACCTCGCGGGTGAGGCTGATCAGCCGTTCCTCGCCTGCCAGCGGGTTCTCGCCCGGACGGTCGAAGCCGATGATAGGCGTGTCGTAAGGTCGGTTGACGTGCGGGTTGAAATACGGGTTGCCCATCGTGATGTCAACCAGCCGCACGCCCATGTCGTAGAGCTCGCGTATCAGCCGCTTCGGCTCGTCCAGGTTCGGCTTCATCGGCTCATCGGGGTCCATCCCCCAACCGTAGGGGTAGGGGTGCGCGTCGTGGATTCCGAGGCGGGTGGTGACGATCTTGTCGCGCCCGCACTCATCGAAGACCCGGCCGATGACGGTCTTGAGGAACCGCGTCCGGTTCTCGTAGCTGCCTCCGTACCTGCCATCCCTCGTATGCGACGCCAGGAGTTCGTTGATGAGGTACCGATGGCACGCCTTCACGTCCACCGCGTCGAATCCCGCCTCGAACGCGAGACGCGCCGCTTCGACGTACCGATCCTGCAGGGCGTCCAACTCGTCGTCCGTGATCACCGGCTGGTCGGGATGAGTGCCTCGGGTCGGGTCGAGCAGCGGGTCGTGCTGGGCGATGATCGGAGACGGCGACTTCCCCGGCTTGCTGTACCGGCCCGAGTGAGTGAGCTGGAGTACCGCGAACGGCCGATGGTTCGCTCCCATAGACTCGGCTGCGGCCTTGCGCGAGTCCTCTAGCAGGCGCGCGAACGAGTCCTTCGTCTCGGAGCGGATCCATAACTGTCGAGGGTTCGCCCGTCCCTCGGGCACGACCGCCGTCGCCTCGAACCAGAGCAGACCCGCGCCGCCCGCGCCGAACCGCCTGTACCGGCGGACAGTAAGCTCGTCGGGTGAGCCGTCGGCCTTCCCGTCACAGCCCTCCATCGGCTGGACTGCCATGGAGTTGGGGATGGTACGTCCCGCGACCTGCACGGGCCGCGCCAGGATCGAGGTATCTTCATCGACGGCCATGTCGAGGCCGAGCTGTTCGATCGCCGCCCGGAGTTCGTCCAGGCTCCTGTATCGGAATGGTGCGTGAGTCCCGCGGTCTGCCATCCGGTGAATCCTCCACGCCGAGTTTATCACATCCGGAGGCCGATTGTCTTGCCCGGGAGGGGAACACCGCTCCGTGATGGAACAGGACAACTGTACCCATCGGAAAGGAACATGCCACATGGACTTCAAGAAATTCGAGCAGCCGGATAGCATCCTCAGGCCGGCGCCGTTCTGGGCAATCAACGACCGCATCACACCCGAGGAGACCGCCCGCCAGATCAAGGAGATGATCGAGGTCGGGCTCTCCGGCGGATTCTTCCACTCCCGCGCCGGTTTGATCACTGATTACCTTGGCGACGAGTGGTTCGACAATCTGAACGCTGCCATCGACGTAGCCCGCGAGAAGGACGGCTACGTCTGGCTCTATGATGAGGACCTCTGGCCGAGTGGGAACGCGGGCGGCCAGGTCGCAGGCATGAAGGACGAGTACCGATCTGCCGCGCTTCAGGCCGAGTTCGTGCCCGCCGGACAGAAGCCGACCCCCGACGGCGACGACGAGCCGAAAGCCGCCTATGCCTTGGTCGGTCGAAAGGGGGCGAGCATCGAAGGCGCGAAGGTGATCTGCATCGACGAGGCCCGAGGCAACACCGGCATCGAGCGCCTCATCCTCCGCCGCTGGTACTCGCCCAAGATCCCCTGGTGGGGAGGCGAGTCGTACGCGAACCTGCTCAACCCGGACGCCATGCGCGAGTTCATCCGTTTGACCCATGAGACCTATAAGTCCCATCTGGGTTCCGAGTTCGGCAAGCGCATCCCCGGCATGTTCACCGACGAGCCGCACGTCCGCCAGACATCCGGCGGCACGGCATGGTGGGACGGCATACCCGAGGTCTACGCCGAGTGGCACGACCGAGACTTCTGGGCCGATGCGCCGTATCTCTTCTTCGACGGGCCGGACGCCCGCAAGATCAGGCTGCTCTTCCACCGCACGATCCTGCGCCAGTTCTCGGAGGCGTACAGCGAGCCG
This is a stretch of genomic DNA from Armatimonadota bacterium. It encodes these proteins:
- a CDS encoding FAD-dependent oxidoreductase produces the protein MADRGTHAPFRYRSLDELRAAIEQLGLDMAVDEDTSILARPVQVAGRTIPNSMAVQPMEGCDGKADGSPDELTVRRYRRFGAGGAGLLWFEATAVVPEGRANPRQLWIRSETKDSFARLLEDSRKAAAESMGANHRPFAVLQLTHSGRYSKPGKSPSPIIAQHDPLLDPTRGTHPDQPVITDDELDALQDRYVEAARLAFEAGFDAVDVKACHRYLINELLASHTRDGRYGGSYENRTRFLKTVIGRVFDECGRDKIVTTRLGIHDAHPYPYGWGMDPDEPMKPNLDEPKRLIRELYDMGVRLVDITMGNPYFNPHVNRPYDTPIIGFDRPGENPLAGEERLISLTREVREGAPEMVVIGSGYSWLRNLWPHVAAAEIGRGSVQIVGLGRQAFAFPGFAKEIIETGKLDIRHTCITCSSCTQIMRDGGTAGCVPFDKEVYGPIYREGRRNSPDYILAQASRCRDCFDPQCRDGCPAGVDIPGFIHALADGDIRRSYEILRERNALPETCGCVCPAEVQCEGHCVESTFSQNPVPVRELQAYVTRVAREKGWASLPTEAGPTGRRIAVIGAGPAGLACASELLKRGHSVEVFDIRETIGGTAEASIPSKRLAADLLESEGRAVLGDRMTLHAGRGLTAERNLDSFVKEYDAVFLGMGLGKSPTLLEAEAPLLDKEGLGEVHDAQTPSAQRPVPLVKGNSYVRDAVAFLWECKNGEAVVPERVAVLGGGNTAIDAATQAIEGGARDVYLVYRRSFAEMPAWPAERDEALNLGVHFLMLTQPLGYEFEGDRLKGVRIARTVLGEPDASGRRRPAVVPDSESLLEVDLVLEALGQSVPEEIARLIPGVELARGKIKVDESGRTSRAKVYAGGDIVNGGATVVQAVAEGMRAARAITDQLG